A portion of the Cyanobium sp. PCC 7001 genome contains these proteins:
- a CDS encoding SiaB family protein kinase has protein sequence MVAQVMLNLSATASGTELQTGLASLRDFFLAERILISFNAPVTRTLISEIGVALRQHIESTSDRSPAAIDVFSVYIEMSQNIVNYVKANGFQDAESLATVVIAETADGRYQVSAGNIVESAHGVALEERVNYLAGLDKQQLKQLYKQQLRQPRVQVPGRGAGLGLIEIARKSTAPLQCGLGAWLGGNAFFAIRATI, from the coding sequence GTGGTCGCCCAGGTGATGCTCAATCTTTCCGCGACCGCTTCGGGTACCGAGCTCCAGACCGGTCTGGCGTCGTTGAGGGATTTTTTTCTCGCAGAGCGGATTCTGATCAGTTTCAATGCGCCCGTTACCCGCACTCTCATCTCAGAAATCGGTGTGGCCCTGCGTCAGCACATTGAATCCACGTCTGATCGAAGCCCGGCAGCAATCGACGTGTTCAGTGTTTATATTGAGATGAGTCAGAATATTGTCAACTATGTGAAAGCCAACGGCTTTCAGGACGCCGAGTCACTCGCCACCGTGGTGATTGCGGAAACCGCCGATGGAAGGTACCAGGTGTCAGCTGGAAACATTGTGGAATCCGCCCACGGAGTAGCCTTGGAAGAGCGCGTCAACTATCTGGCAGGCTTGGACAAACAGCAACTCAAGCAGCTCTACAAGCAGCAACTCAGGCAGCCTCGCGTGCAGGTGCCAGGCCGTGGGGCCGGGCTGGGGCTGATCGAGATCGCGAGGAAGTCCACGGCTCCGCTGCAGTGCGGTCTGGGTGCCTGGCTTGGGGGCAACGCGTTCTTTGCCATCCGTGCCACGATCTGA
- the siaC gene encoding biofilm regulation phosphoprotein SiaC: protein MSPSSTTTSDLNLAPTSSSPYVRGDWQMGRLSMAGESYPENAHELFDQVISWVCAYLNETSKPLDVELQLAYLNTSSVRGMIEIFDAIQEASDGGRELTVTWLWDEGNHRSLEMGEEFKEDYTFPFDIRMV from the coding sequence GTGAGCCCCAGCAGCACGACAACATCGGATCTCAACCTCGCTCCCACCTCCAGTTCGCCCTATGTGCGCGGCGACTGGCAGATGGGGCGTCTGTCCATGGCGGGCGAATCCTATCCCGAAAATGCCCATGAACTGTTTGACCAGGTGATCTCCTGGGTGTGCGCCTACCTGAATGAAACCAGCAAGCCCCTGGATGTGGAATTGCAGCTGGCTTACCTCAACACCAGCAGCGTACGGGGCATGATTGAAATCTTCGATGCCATTCAGGAGGCCTCCGACGGGGGGCGGGAACTCACCGTGACCTGGCTCTGGGACGAAGGCAACCATCGCTCGCTGGAAATGGGCGAAGAGTTCAAGGAGGACTACACCTTCCCTTTCGACATCCGGATGGTCTGA
- a CDS encoding SpoIIE family protein phosphatase: MARQYGGGQNLSIQQVFLLLAVLNGFVLGYLILSAWEVIRTPGSTEVNAYTTFYLALLLVIGVAISYQIISRRVVNPLRRLVRATYAIAFSPDKATELLTVDGGDEVGKLVEAFNTLLQRQRQAMAQLDDTNRELRAANKQVDDSIRYAALLQRSILPDRQISERFGDDHFVIWKPRDIVGGDYYLFHEDGDHCLIGIADCAGHGVPGAMMTMLARAGLDRSIQQVGIRSPARVLQTMNADMGDVLSEAQRSRVIATSMDAGMVYLDFEARLLRFSGARISLYWSDAQSMQVVNGDSCSLWSRRIGSFHDHAIPMVEGGTYYLTTDGLLDQAGGHRGFGLGREGFQRLIQQTSAEPLPKQAEAIHRAILHHMGDHPQRDDITMLAFRLV; the protein is encoded by the coding sequence ATGGCGAGGCAATACGGAGGTGGGCAGAACCTTTCCATTCAGCAAGTTTTCCTTCTGCTGGCCGTCCTCAACGGCTTTGTTCTTGGTTACTTGATCCTTTCAGCCTGGGAGGTGATTCGCACCCCGGGCTCCACAGAGGTCAACGCCTACACCACCTTCTACCTGGCCTTGCTGCTGGTCATCGGTGTGGCCATCTCCTATCAGATCATCTCCCGGCGCGTGGTCAATCCACTGCGCCGCCTCGTGCGGGCCACGTACGCCATCGCCTTTTCACCGGACAAGGCCACCGAGTTGCTGACGGTCGACGGAGGGGATGAAGTGGGCAAACTCGTTGAAGCCTTCAATACGCTTCTGCAGAGGCAGCGTCAAGCGATGGCGCAGCTCGATGACACCAATCGCGAGCTCAGGGCGGCGAACAAGCAGGTGGATGATTCCATTCGCTATGCCGCGCTGCTGCAGCGCTCGATCCTGCCGGATCGCCAGATTTCCGAGCGCTTCGGTGATGATCACTTCGTGATCTGGAAGCCCCGAGACATCGTCGGTGGCGATTATTACCTCTTCCACGAAGATGGTGACCACTGCCTGATTGGGATCGCTGATTGTGCTGGCCACGGTGTGCCCGGGGCGATGATGACCATGCTCGCCCGCGCTGGCCTCGATCGCTCCATCCAGCAGGTGGGGATCCGTTCGCCGGCCCGGGTGCTGCAGACCATGAACGCGGACATGGGGGATGTGCTCAGCGAGGCGCAACGGTCGCGGGTGATCGCCACCTCCATGGACGCCGGCATGGTGTACCTCGACTTCGAGGCCCGGCTCCTGCGCTTTTCCGGAGCCCGCATCTCCCTCTACTGGAGTGATGCTCAGTCCATGCAGGTCGTGAACGGGGATTCCTGCTCCCTGTGGTCCCGGCGGATCGGCTCGTTCCACGACCATGCCATTCCGATGGTGGAGGGTGGCACCTACTACCTCACCACCGATGGACTTCTGGATCAGGCGGGCGGTCACCGCGGCTTTGGTCTTGGCCGGGAAGGTTTTCAACGGTTGATCCAGCAGACCAGTGCCGAACCCTTGCCGAAGCAGGCAGAGGCGATTCACAGGGCAATCCTCCACCACATGGGCGATCACCCCCAGCGGGATGACATCACCATGCTGGCCTTCCGGTTGGTGTGA